The Streptomyces sp. NBC_00236 DNA window GAAGCGGGCGGCCGCCCGTACACGTACTTCGAATCAACACCGTGCGCCGCGTGCCCGCAACCGCCGGGGACCGTCCTGCCGCCGTGATCCGAGCCGGAGCGGCGAGTCGGGGGCTGGCTCCGGACGGTCCGGCAGCCGGGGAAGGCCTCACAGCTAGATGACAATGAAAACGATTGTCGATAGCGTGTGGCGAGTCAGGCGCGAGCCCCCGGACGGGTGCTGCCGCCTGCCCGGGTCCTGAACTGCATGGCGAAGAGGGGTAGTCGTGGCACATCTGCTGATGGTCGAGAGCTGGGTCGGATCGATGAGCAGGCTTCTGCCACGGGCGATCCGGGAGGGCGGGCACGAGTTCACCTTCCTCACCCGCGACCTCCACCACTACCTGCGCGCCGCACCCGAGGGCGTCACGCACCCGCTGCTCTCGGCCCGTCACGTCCTGACGGCGGACACCAACGACGCCGACGTGCTGCTGCCGTTCGCCGAACGGGCCCACGCGTCCCTGCGGTTCGACGGAGTGATCACCTCCTGCGACTACTACCTCCCGGCTGCCGCCAGGATCGCCGCCCGGCTGAACCTGCCGGGGCCCGCCCCCGCTGCCGTGGAGAACGCCTGCCGAAAGGACCTCACCCGGCGGGTCCTCGCCGAAGCGGGCGTGCCCGGACCGCGGTTCGCCGTCTGCCGGGATCACGCGGAGGCCGTGCGGGCCGTCCGGGAGACGGGTCTGCCGCTGGTCCTCAAGCCCGTGGACCTGTGCGCCGGGATGTTCGTGCGGCGCGTGGACGACGAGACGGGCCTCGCCGAGGCCCACCGGGCGCTCATGGACTTCCCCGTCAACGCGCGGGGCCAGGCCCGCGCACCCGTGGTACTGCTCGAAGAGTTCCTGCACGGGCCCGAAGTCAGCGTGGAGACCGTGACGTTCGCCGGCCGGACCGAGGTGGTCGGCGTGACGGACAAGAGCACCGGCGGAGCACCGGCCTTCGTGGAGACCGGCCACATGTTCCCGGCGGCACTCACCGACGCGGACGACCGCGCGGCCCGGGAGACCGCCGTGCGGGCGGTCGAGGCGCTCGGTCTGGACTCCGTGGTGGCGCACACCGAGATCAAGCTGACGCCGGACGGCCCGCGTGTGGTGGAGGTCAACCCCCGCCCGGCCGGCAACCGCATCACCGAACTGGTCCGGCATGTGACCGGCATCGATCTCGCGGCAGCCTGCGTGAACGTGGCACTCGGGCGCGCACCGGACCTGCGGCCACGCGCCACCGGACTGCACAGCGCGGCCATCGCCTTCCTGGTGCCCGGCGCCGGGGGAGTGCTGGAAGGTGTCGACGGCGTCGACGAGGTGGGAGAGGCCGCCGACGTCCTTGAAGTCAGCGTCGCGCGACCCGGCACCCGGGTGGGCGTGGCGAGCAGCAACAACGAGTACCTGGGACACGTCATGGCCGGCGACGCCGACGGTCCGGGCGCCCGGGCAGGCGCCGAGGCGCTCCTCGCCCGGCTGCGCCCCCAGGTGGCGAACCGATGACCGCCCCCGCCGCCGCTTCGTACGAGGATCTCGTCGCCGGAGTCCTGGCCGGCCGCTTCGGGCCCGACCCGCGAACCCGCCACATCGCCATGGCCTTCACCACCCGCCAGTCCGTAAGACACGCCGGCCGCGGGAGCGGCTACCGCAACGAGGTGCTCAGCCTGCGACTCGACGCGGCCGTCGGCTCCTGCGCGGTCGAGCCGGGGGAGCTGCCCGCCGGGGTCGTCGACGACTGCGTCGGCGCGGATGTCGCCGCGCTGCTCGGACACCGGCTGTCCCCGGTCAGGGTCGCCGCGCTCGATACGTATCTGATGGCGGTGCTGCCCCACGGCCCCGGATCGGGCGCGCGGCCGTGGCCCCTTCCGGCCGGTGATTCGCTGGAGAGGTCCCGGGCGCGGGCACGCGCCGTCGTCGGGCTGCTCGACACCCCGCCCGGTTCCACCGTGCTCGTCGTCGGGGTGGTCAACTCCCTGCTGGAGGCGCTGCGGGAGCGCGGCCTCGCCTACGTACCGTGCGACCTGAAGGGCGGTACGACGGAGTGGGGCGAGCCCGTGCGCACCGAGGCGCCGGCCGAACTGGAGCGCTGTGACGCGATCCTGGCCTCCGGGATGACCCTGGGCAACGGGAGCTTCGAACCGCTGCGGGAACACGCCCTGCGGCAGGACAAGCCCCTCGTGGTTTTCGCCCAGACCGGCAGCGCGGTACTGCCCCGGCTCATCGGCGCCGGAGTCACCGCCGTGTCCGCGGAGCCGTACCCGTTCTTCTGGCTCGACGGCGCCGCCGGAACCGTTCACCACTACGGAGGAACCCTGTGACCGCCGCACTCCTGCGCCCCGCGGGCAACCGGGAACTCCTCGGGCTCGTCGGCGGCACCCCGCTCGCCCGCATCACCGCCGATCTGCCCTGCCCGCACCCCGGCTTCTGGGCCAAACTCGAAGGCTTCGCCGTGGGCGGGATGAAGGCGCGTGCCGCCGTGTCCATGCTGCTGGGCGCCGAGCGGCGCGGCGAACTGCGCCCAGGCGCACCGGTGGTGGAGTCCACCTCCGGAACCCTCGGCATCGGTCTCGCCTTCGCGGGCCAGGCGCTCGGCCATCCCGTCGTCCTGGTCGGCGACACCGAACTCGAACCGTCGATGCGCGGTCTCCTGCACGCCCACGGCGCCAGGCTGGAACTCGTCGGCCGTCCGGCCGCCGAGGGCGGCTGGCAGGCCGCCCGGCTGGCCCGGCTCCGTGAGCTCCTCACCGAACTGCCGGGCGCCTACTGGCCCGACCAGTACAACAACCCCGACAACACCGCCGGTTACGCGTCACTCGCCGCCGAGATCGCCGGCCGGCTCGACCATGTGGACGTCCTGGTGTGCAGCGTCGGAACCGGCGGGCACAGCGCGGGCATCGTCGGCCCGCTGCGCAGACGCTGGCCCGGACTGCGGCTGATCGGTGTCGACGCCACCGGCTCGACGATCTTCGGACAGCCGGCCCGGCCCCGCCTGATGCGCGGACTGGGCAGCAGCATCCATCCGCGCAACGTGGCCCACGAGCAGTTCGACGAGGTCCACTGGGTCGGACCGGCGGAGGCCGCGGACAGCTGTCGGCGGCTGGCCCGGGACAACTTCGTCAGTGGTGGCTGGAGCACCGGTGCCGTCGCACTCGTGGCGGCCTGGGCGGCCCGCGTCCACCCGGGCGCTGTCGTCGCGACCGTCTTCCCCGACGGGCCGCACCGCTACCTCGGCAGCATCTTCGACGACGGATTCAACGCCCTGCACGGGCTGGGCCCGGAGAACGCGGCCACCCGCCCGGTGGAGATCCGCCATCCGCAGGCCGTGGAGGCGACCGGCTGGACGCGCTGCCGCGCCGTCACGGGGCGCCGCGAGGACCGCAGGCCCGTGCGGCAGCCGGTGTCCCGTGGGCCCGCAGGAGCGACAGCGGCCCGCGTGCCCGCGGGAAGCACCCTGCCGCGCACCCGCCCGTACACCGTCCGGCTGCCGTACGAACCGGAGGAGTCCCGATGAAGGTCCGCCGGCGCACCGTCGCGCTGCGGCTGGCCGAGCCGCTGCGGATCTCCCGCTCCACCATGACCGCCCGTGACGCGGTCCGGCTGTCCATCGAGCATCAGGGGCTGCACGGCCACGGCGAGACCGTCAGCAGTGTGTACTACGGCCTCGACACCGCGGCCGTCACCCACTGGCTCGACCGGTGCGGCCACGGTCTCGCGCGGTTCCCGGACCCGGAGACGGCCCTGGAGACCCTGTCCCGGCAGGCCTCCGGCGAACCCCGAGGCACCGGCGGGCCGGTCGCGCCCGGGGCGCCCCCGGCGGTGGCGGCAGCCGTCGAGTCGGCGCTGCTCGACCTCGTCGGCAAGCGCGCCGGCGCGCCGGTGCACCGCCTCCTCGGCACGGCCGCCGCGCCTGTCGCCGCGACCGCCAGGACCATCGGGATCACCTCGCCCCGCCACGCCGGCGCCCTCGCCGCCCGGCTGGCGGGGGAGGGGTTCACCGTCCTCAAGGTCAAGGCCGGTGCGCCCGATCCGGAGGACGATGTGGCGCGCGTGCGTGCCGTGCGCGCTGCGGCCCCGCACGTACGGCTGCTCCTGGACCCCAACGGAGGCTGGAGCACCGCGGCGGCGCCCGCACTGCTCGGTCGCTTCGCCGAACTCGGCGTCGAGGCCGTCGAACAGCCTGTCGCTCCGGGCGACCCCGAGGCACTGGCCCGGCTCGCCGCACGCTCGCCGCTGCCCGTCATCGCCGACGAGGACGCCGTCGGCATCGAGGACGCCCGACGGCTCGCCGGGCGGGTCCACGGCATCAACGTCAAACTCGCCAAGTGCGGAGGCGTGAGCGCTGCCCTGCACATCGCCGCACTGATCGCCGGCAGCGGCACCGACCTCATGCTCGGCTGCCTCACCGCGAGTTCACTCGGCATCGCCCCGGCCGTGCACCTCGCGGACCGTGCCCGGTGGACCGACCTCGACGGACATCTGCTGCTCGCCCACGACCCGTGGACAGGAATCGGCGGAACCGACGGCACCGTACGGGCGAGCAGCCACCCGGGCTTGGGCGTACGCCCGCGCACACCGTTCGACGGACCCCGTTCACCCCTCGTGGCGGACGGCACCGACCGGGGACGCGACCACGCGAAAGAGGTGCGGTCGTGAGCACCTGGCGCGAGATACGCGCCCTGCCCCCGGCGGTGCGCCTCCTGCTCGTCAACCAGCTCGGGGTCAACACCGGCTTCTACCTGCTCATCCCCTACCTGGCCGTGCACCTCAGCGACGACCTCGGGATGTCCGCCGCCGTCGTCGGCACCGTGCTCGGTGTGCGCAACCTCAGCCAGCAGGGGCTGTTCGTCATCGGCGGGTCGGCCTCGGACCGGCTGGGGGCCCGTCGGGTGATCATCGCCGGTTGCGCGCTGCGGACGGCAGGTTTCGCCCTCTTCGCGCTCGGCGACGGAGTCGTGGTCCTGCTCGCGGCCTCGGTCCTCAGCGGAATGGCCGGTGCCCTGTTCAACCCCGCGGTCCGTGCCCACCTCGCCCAGGAGGCGGGGGAGCGCAGGGCCGAGGCGTTCGCGCTCTTCAACGTCTTCGCGACGACAGGAGCCCTGATCGGTCCCCTCCTCGGCAGCGCCCTGCTCCTGGTCGACTTCCGGGCGGCCGCTCTCACGGCGGCAGGCATCTTCGCCGTGCTGACCGTCGCCCAGGCCCTGGTACTGCCGCCCGGCCGGGCGGCAGTACCAGCCACGAACGGTGTCTTCGCCGACTGGCGTGAAGTGGTCGGCAACCGCCCCTTCATGGCCTTCGCCTGCGCGATGGTCTCCATGGTGGCGCTGGAGAGCCAGCTCTATCTGCTGCTTCCCGACGGCGCACGCCGGGCCACCGGTTGGGACGGTGCGGCGGGCCTGGTCTTCCTCGTGGGAACGCTCGCCGGACTCGCGTTCCAGCTCCGCATCACCCGCGCGCTGAAACGGCGGGGCAGCAGGGCGAAGTGGATCGGAGCGGGCCTCGCCCTGATGGCGGTGGCCTTCGTGCCGCCCATGCTGGTGGCGTCGGACGCCCCGCCGGACGCCGGTGTGAGCCAGACCGTGCTGCGCGCGGTCCCCGTGCTGGCAGGCGCCCTGCTGCTCCAGACCGGACTCATGGTCACCCAGCCGTTCGTGATGGAACTGATCCCCGAGTTCGGCAGGCCCGGTCTCACCGGCACGTACTTCGGGGTCTTCTACGTCGTGTCCGGCATCGCCGCAGCTCTCGGGAACGCCGCCGTCGGCTGGGCGATGGACACCGGCCAGCGCATCGGCGCCGGCTGGCTGCCCTGGGCCTGCTGTCTCGTGCTCGGTCTCGTCTCGGCGGCGGGGATCACCCGGCTGCACCGCCGCGGAGGGCTGCCCGGCCGGCCGGTCCCCGTTTCCGCCCCCGCCTGAGGAGAACCCCCATGAACGACGCCAATCTGCTCACCGACAACCCGGCGCTCTACGAGGCCCGCTTTCCGGACCCCCAGCGGCTCGCCGGACGCTGGACCGAGGACACGCTCAGGAGGTACGGGTCCGGCCCCCGCGTCCTGGACCTCGGCTGCGGTACCGGGCGCGACGCCGCGTACCTCCAGTCGCGGGGGCGCACCGTGACCGGTGCCGACCTCTCGGACGCGATGCTCCGGCACGCCTCCCGGGAGCATCCTGGGCCGGAGTATCTCCGCGCCGATCTGAGGGAGTTCGACCTGGGCGCACGGAGATTCGACGCGGTCGTGTGCCTGGACAGCGCGCTGCTGTACTGCCGGACCGCTGCCGAGACCGACACCTTCCTCGCTTCCTGCCGGCGCTGCCTGGGCCCGGGCGGCCTGTTCGTCGCGGAGATGCGCAACGGTGCGTACTTCCTCGGCCGCGGCGCGCTCTCCGAGGCCCCGGCCGTTCACACCTTCACCCATCGCGGCGTCGTCCACCGCTCCGTGACCCGGCTGCGCGTGGACCCGACGGCCCGCCTGCTCCACCGCAGCCGCACCTGGTCCACCGACGACGGAACACCTCCGGTCGAACAGCGCTCGGCCTGGCGCCTGTTGCTCCCCCGGGAACTCCGCCGGGCCCTCGTCGCGAACGGGTTCGAGGTCCTCGCGCTCCACGACGGGCCCGGGCCCCGAACCGAACCTCCCTGGCATGAGGGCGACCTGCCCGCCGGAACGACGGACGCCGACCGGCTTCATGTGATCGCCCGGCTCGCGGACGGCTGACCGGACCGGTTCCTTCCTTCCTGCCCACTCCCACCGGATCAAGGACATCCCATGCACAGCGACACACGCACCACGACAGCATCGCCCTTCCCCGGCCTGCGCCGCCGCGGCTTCCTCGCCGCCACGGGCGCCGCCGGTCTCGGCGCCCTCGCGCTGACCGGCTGCGCGGACACCTCGGGCCCCGCCCCCGACGACGCCGAAGCGGACGGCACACCCAAGCGCGGCGGCCGGCTGCGGGCCGCCTTCGCCGGAGGCGGGGCGAGCGAGACGCTGGACCCGCACCTGAGCAACCTCTTCGCCGACGCCGCCCGCGCCAAGGCTCTCTACGACAAGCTGGCCGACTACGGCGGCGACCTCTCGGCCCAGCCCCGCCTCGCCTCCTCCTGGGAACCCAACAACAACCTCGACCGGTGGAAGGTCTCCCTGCGGACGGCGCTCTTCCACGACGGGCAGCCCGTGACGGCGAAGGACGTGCTGTACAGCTACCGGCGGATCGCCGACCCCGAGCGCGCCTTCCGCGCCAGGGCGTCACTCGAACCGATCGACCTGGCGGCCAGCCGGGCCCTGGACGAGCGGACCGTCGAATTCGTCCTCAAGCGGCCGACAGCCGAATTCCCCAATGTGATGGCGGCGTTCGGCGCGTACATCGTCCCCGCCTCGGCCCGCGACGGCGACTTCGACCACCGGCCCGTCGGCAGCGGTCCCTTCCGTCTGGTGTCCTTCGCCCCCGGCCGGTCCACCGTCCTGCGGCGCAACGACGACTACTGGGACGGTGCCCCGCACCTGGACGAGCTGGAGTTCGTCGTCGCCAACGAGGAGTCCGCACGCGTCAACGCCCTGCTGGGCGGCCAGGTCGAGTATGCCCACGAGCTGAACCCGGCGACCGCCCGCGCCCATGAGAAGGGCGGCCGGATCCGGATCGTACGGCTCCGCAACAGCGCGATGCAGTCCTTCGCCATGAAGACCGACCGGCCGCCCTTCGACGACCCGCGCGTCCGCCAGGCCCTGATGCTCGTCGCCGACCGGGAAGAACTCGTCCAGGGGGCCCTCTCCGGCGCCGGGGAGGTCGGCAACGACCTGTTCGGCAAGGGGTACGAGTACTACGCCGACAGCCTGCCCCAGCGTGAACGGGACCTCGGCCGGGCGCGCAGCCTGCTGAAGCAGGCAGGTGCCGAGGACCTGCGGATCACCCTCGACACCTCACCCGTCGCCGCCGGCTTCACCGAGTCCGCCGCCGTCTTCCGCGACCAGGCGGCCGAAGCGGGCATCACGGTCGAGGTGAGGACCGGAAGCAAGGACACCTACTGGAAGGACATCCTCGACGCCGGCACCCTGTGCTGCTACCGCTCGGGCGCCATGCCCATCGAGTCGCACGTATCCCAGCGCCTGCTCACGGGCTCGACCACCAACGCGACCAAGTGGCGCCACCAGGACTTCGACGCCCTGTACCAGCAGGCCCAGTCGACACGGGACCCGAAGGAGCGCTCGGCCGTCTACGCCCGCATGCAGCGCCGCCTCCACACCGAAGGCCCCTTCCTGATCTGGGGCTTCGCCGACTGGATACTCGGCACCGCCCGCCGCGTCAGAGGCATCGAGCAGCAGGCACCCGCCAACACCCTGGACTGGGCCCGCTTCGACAGGGTGTGGCTCGCGTGAGCGCATCCATGCCGTGGGCGGCACGGCGGTTGCTGCTCGCAGGTGCGCAAACCGCGGCCGTGGTGCTGCTCGTCTTCGCCCTCACCGAGGCGCTGCCCGGCGACGCCGCCGTGGCCCTCGCCGGAGACCAGCCGGACCCGGACCGGATCGAGGCGGTGCGAGCCGCCCTGCACCTGGACCGTCCGCCCCTGGAGCGTCTGCTCGACTGGTCGGCCGGGCTGTTCCACGGCGACCTCGGGGTCTCGCTGACCTCGGGGCGGCCCGTCAGCACCTATCTGGCGGACGGGTTCGGCCCGACCCTCCTGCTCGCCGCCCCGACGGTGGTGCTGCTCGTACCCGCCGCCGTCGGCCTCGGCGTGCTCGCGGCCCGGCACGAAGGGCGCGCCGCCGACCGGATCGTCAGCGCGGTGACGCTGGGCCTGTACGCCGTTCCGGAGTTCGCCCTGGGCGTGCTGCTGGTCACGGTCTTCGCGCTCCGGCTCGGATGGCTGCCGCCGACCGCCGTCGGCTACGGCACCGATCTGCTCGCCCACCCGGCCGCGCTGGTACTTCCCGTCCTGGTCCTGCTGGCGCGCCCGGTGTGCTCGCTCGCCCGGCTGGTCCGGGCCGGCATGACCGACGCACTGACCTCGCCGTACGTCGCCCAGGCGCTCCGCTGCGGCGTGCCGGGCGTGCGGGTCCGCTACACCCATGCCCTGCCCAACGCGATCGCCCCGGCTGCCCAGCAACTGGCCCGCACGGTGGACTGGCTCCTGTGCGGGGTGGTCGTCGTGGAGGCGCTGTTCGTGATCCCCGGGCTCGGCACGGTCCTGATGAACGCCGTCGCGGAACGGGACGTCCCCGTGGTGCAGGGCCTCGCGGTCGTCTTCGGCCTGGCCACCGTCCTGCTCAACCTCGGGGCGGACCTGGTCACCCACCGCCTCGCGCCGCGCACGGGAGCGGCGGCGTGATGGCCCTCGCGCTCGCCCGCTCCCGGCGCGGACTGAAGGCGCTGGTCGTCGGGCCGGGAAACGGGCGGACCCGCACCCGTGCCGGCGGCTTCCTCCCCGGCCTGCTCATCGTCGGTGTTCCGCTCGTACTCGCCCTGGCGGGACCGCTGTTCGCCGGGGACGCCGGGCCGCGAGGGACGTCGCTCACCACCGGCGACGGGCACCGGCTCGGCACGGACTTCATCGGCCGGGACGTCGGCAGACAGGTGCTGCTGGGCGGCCGGTCGGTGGTCCTCGTCGCGCTCGCCTCGACGGCCCTCGCCTATGCGGTGGCGCTGCCGGCCGGGTTCGTCTGTGCCCTCACGCGCCGCAGGTGGGTGGAGGAGCTGCTGATGCGTCCGCTGGACGTGCTGCTCTCCGTACCGTCACTCCTGCTGATTCTGCTGGTGGCCGCCGCCGTCGCACCGGGACCGGCCGGCCTCGCCCTCCTGGTGGCACTCGTCAACATTCCGGACACGGCCAGGATCGTCCGTGCCGCAGGGGCGGAAGCCGCCTCGCGTCCGGCGGTGGAGGCGCTCCGCATGCAGGGCGAGAGCTGGGCGCGGATGGCCTTCGGCTATGTCGGCAGGTCGGTCGCCCGGACCCTCGCCGCCGACGCGGGTGTCCGTCTGACGGGGGCCCTGTACCTCGTGGCCACGGCGGCGTTCCTCGGTGTCGGAGTGGCCCCGGACGCCGCCGACTGGGCGGTGATGGTGGACCGCAACCGTGCCGGGCTGTTCGTCCAGCCGTGGGCCGTGGTGGTCCCGGCCCTGCTGATCGTCGCGCTCACCATGGGCGGAAACCTGCTCGTCGACGCGGCGCTCGCTCGCCCCGGCACGAAGGAGAAGCGCATATGAACACGGCCGCACGGCCCAGGACGGCCGACGGGACGGAACCCGTCGCCGTGATCGAGGGACTCCGGGTGGAGGCCGGCGGGCGGGCGATCGTCGACGGCGTCAGCCTGCGGGTGCTGCCCGGACGGATCATCGCTCTGCTCGGAGCGTCGGGCAGCGGCAAGACGACCACGGGACGCGCGCTGCTGGGCGAGTACCCGCCGGGCGCGCACGTGACGGGGGAGGTGCGCCTCGCGGACGGACTGATCGGATACGTCCCGCAGCACCCGGCCACCGTGCTCAACCCCGCCCGCCGCACCGGTGCCCTGCTGGGCGACATCGCCCGGCACCGGGTGGCGCACCTGCCGCGCCCCGGTCGCCGGGCGGCGGCACGCGAGCGCGTGCTCGACGCCCTCGCCCGCGCCCAGCTGCCCTCCGACGGGACCCTGCTCCGCCGCTACCCCCACCAGCTCTCCGGCGGCCAGCAGCAGCGTGTGGTCCTGGCCCAGGCGTTGCTGCTCGGCGCCCGTGCCGTGGTCGCGGACGAGCCGACCACCGGGCAGGACCCCCTGACGAAACGGCGCGTCGTGGAGCTGCTGGCCGCCTTGGCCCGGCAGGGCGTCGCCGTGGTCCTGCTCAGCCACGACGTGGACGTCGTCCGCGCCCTCGCCGACGAGGTCGTCGTCCTGTGCGACGGAAAGGCCGTCGAGGCGGGGCCCGCGGAGGAGGTCCTGCGCTCCCCGGACCATCCGTGGACCCGCGAACTCCTGGCGCCGTCACCGGACATCCGCATGCGCACGGCGCGCGCGGACACCGGCGACACCCCTGTCCTCGACGTCCGGGCCCTCACCGCGCGCCACGGCCGGACCCCGGTGCTCCACCACGCGGCTCTCACCCTGCACGCCGGAGAGAGCCTCGCCGTGGTCGGCCGCTCGGGCAGCGGCAAGACGACCCTGGCCCGCTGCCTGAGCGGCCTCCACCGGAACCACGACGGCGAACTGCTCCTGGACGGGCGCCCACTGCCACGGAGTCTGCGGGACCGCGACCGCGGGCAACTGGCCGCGGTCCAGTACGTCTTCCAGGACGCGCAGGCGGCCTTCGACGCCCACCGCCCCGTACTCGACCAGATCGCACGGACGGCCGTACGGCTGCGCGGCGTGGGCCGGGTCGCGGCGAGAGCCGAGGCAGTGGACGTACTGAGCGCACTGGACCTCCCGGCTCAGCGGGCGCTGCGTGTCCCCGGGGCGCTGTCCGGCGGCGAACTCCAGCGCGCCGCCCTGGCCCGTGCCCTGCTCGCGCGCCCGCGGGTCCTGGTCTGCGACGAGATCACCTCGGGCCTCGACACGTTCGCCCGGCGCTCCCTCCTCGGACTGCTCGCGCAGCTGCTCCGGTCCGGCGCCGTGCCCGCCCTCGTCCTGATCACCCACGACCTGGAAACGGCGGCCCTCGCCGACCGTATCGCCGTGCTGGAAGACGGTGAGATCGTCGAGGCCGGGGCGGCGCGCGACGTACTGAACGCGCCGCGCCACGCCTTCACCGCCGAACTGGCTGCCGCGGCACGGTCGATGCGGGGGAGTGACGGTGACTGACGGACCGAACCTCCGGGGGGCGGCTCACCGCGGAGCCGAGCGTGCGACACGGAACCCCGTGTCGTCGATCCGGAACGTCGGATGGCTGCGCCGCCGCACCGAGGCCCGGCAGCTCCAGTGCTCGTCGAACCAGCCACCACCGCGCAGCACCCGGTAGGTGCCGTACACCTCGGCGTCGTAGACGTCCCAGCACCACTCCCACACGTTGCCCAACGTGTCGTACAGGCCCCATGCGTTGGGCTGCCGGCCGCCCACCTCGTGCGGCCGGTCCTGCGCATTGCCGCGATGCCAGGCGATGTCGTCGAGCGGCCCGTACCGTGCCTCCGTCGTGCCGGCCCGGCACGCGTGTTCCCACTCGGCCTCGGCCGGAAGCCGGTATCCGTCGCCGGCCGGGTCCCACTCGACGCCGGCGGCATCGTCGTGGAGCCGGTAGGCGGGCGCCAGCCCCTCGCGCAGGGACAGGGCGTTGCAGAAGCGGACGGCGTCCAGCCAGGAAACGCCCTCGACGGGCAGCAGTTCGCCCTGTGCCGTACTCGGCCGCTCGCCGGTGACCTGCGCGTACTGGGCCTGGGTGACCGGGAACGCCGCGAGCCGGTACGGCGCGAGATCGACCGCCCAGCTGCGCTGCGTACGACGGTCCGACAGGGTCACCCGTCCCGGTGGGACATCGACCATGGCGAACTCGGTGCTGGTGTTCATAGGGTGGTGATCCTAACAACCGCACGCCCTGCGGATTTCATGTGAACCGGGTCAACCGCCCGTCCTTCCGAGGGGCTTGGCGGCTCAGGGCTCAGCCCGCCGAGGCTTCACGGCCGATCTGCTCGAACCTGGCTCCCATGGCCGCGGCCAGTGCCTGCGCGGCCGAAAGGGGCCGGACCATGACCATCAGGTCGTCGATCTCGCCCGCCTCGTTCATGTGGAGGAAGTCGCAGCCGGTGATCTTCCGGTCGCCCACCTTCGCCTCGAACACGAGGGCGTGGTCGCGGCCGTCCTCGCTCGCCATCTCCCGGACGTAGCGGAAGTCCGTGAAGACCTGGTCGACCGCGCGCAGGATCGCGGCGGTGAGCGCCTTGCCGGGGTAGGGCTTGAACGCCACCGGGCTGGTGAAGACGACGTCCTCGGCCAGCAGCGCCTCGACCGCGCCGAGGTCGTGCGCTTCGACGGCCTTACGGAAAGGGTGCATCCCGGCTCCATAGTCAATTAATTGAATAAGTGTCGATGAGATTAATCGCATCGATGTCTGTGTGTCCAGAGGTCGCCGGCTCCGGTCCGGGGCATGGCCGAGGGACGTCGCCCGGTATCGGTGGGAAGCGGGCCAGGGCGAAGGTCCGGCTCACCCGTCCGGGGGCACGTCCCCCCGGACGGGTGAGCCGGACGGGCGCCCGCGTACCGCTGCGGGCTGCAATGGACAGGTGACCGCGCCCCCGGACGACTGCCTCGCGCGCAACGAGTGGATCTGCGGCGCCTATCTGAGCAGCCGTCGGGACATCCTCTGGGACGCCGTGCTGCAACATCTGCAGCTGACCGCGGTCTCCGTGCTCATCGGACTCGTCATCGCGGTGCCGCTCGCCCTGGCCGCCCGCCGCTGGCGCTGGGCGGCGGGCCCGG harbors:
- a CDS encoding ATP-grasp domain-containing protein — its product is MAHLLMVESWVGSMSRLLPRAIREGGHEFTFLTRDLHHYLRAAPEGVTHPLLSARHVLTADTNDADVLLPFAERAHASLRFDGVITSCDYYLPAAARIAARLNLPGPAPAAVENACRKDLTRRVLAEAGVPGPRFAVCRDHAEAVRAVRETGLPLVLKPVDLCAGMFVRRVDDETGLAEAHRALMDFPVNARGQARAPVVLLEEFLHGPEVSVETVTFAGRTEVVGVTDKSTGGAPAFVETGHMFPAALTDADDRAARETAVRAVEALGLDSVVAHTEIKLTPDGPRVVEVNPRPAGNRITELVRHVTGIDLAAACVNVALGRAPDLRPRATGLHSAAIAFLVPGAGGVLEGVDGVDEVGEAADVLEVSVARPGTRVGVASSNNEYLGHVMAGDADGPGARAGAEALLARLRPQVANR
- a CDS encoding Rossmann-like domain-containing protein produces the protein MTAPAAASYEDLVAGVLAGRFGPDPRTRHIAMAFTTRQSVRHAGRGSGYRNEVLSLRLDAAVGSCAVEPGELPAGVVDDCVGADVAALLGHRLSPVRVAALDTYLMAVLPHGPGSGARPWPLPAGDSLERSRARARAVVGLLDTPPGSTVLVVGVVNSLLEALRERGLAYVPCDLKGGTTEWGEPVRTEAPAELERCDAILASGMTLGNGSFEPLREHALRQDKPLVVFAQTGSAVLPRLIGAGVTAVSAEPYPFFWLDGAAGTVHHYGGTL
- a CDS encoding PLP-dependent cysteine synthase family protein → MTAALLRPAGNRELLGLVGGTPLARITADLPCPHPGFWAKLEGFAVGGMKARAAVSMLLGAERRGELRPGAPVVESTSGTLGIGLAFAGQALGHPVVLVGDTELEPSMRGLLHAHGARLELVGRPAAEGGWQAARLARLRELLTELPGAYWPDQYNNPDNTAGYASLAAEIAGRLDHVDVLVCSVGTGGHSAGIVGPLRRRWPGLRLIGVDATGSTIFGQPARPRLMRGLGSSIHPRNVAHEQFDEVHWVGPAEAADSCRRLARDNFVSGGWSTGAVALVAAWAARVHPGAVVATVFPDGPHRYLGSIFDDGFNALHGLGPENAATRPVEIRHPQAVEATGWTRCRAVTGRREDRRPVRQPVSRGPAGATAARVPAGSTLPRTRPYTVRLPYEPEESR
- a CDS encoding enolase C-terminal domain-like protein encodes the protein MKVRRRTVALRLAEPLRISRSTMTARDAVRLSIEHQGLHGHGETVSSVYYGLDTAAVTHWLDRCGHGLARFPDPETALETLSRQASGEPRGTGGPVAPGAPPAVAAAVESALLDLVGKRAGAPVHRLLGTAAAPVAATARTIGITSPRHAGALAARLAGEGFTVLKVKAGAPDPEDDVARVRAVRAAAPHVRLLLDPNGGWSTAAAPALLGRFAELGVEAVEQPVAPGDPEALARLAARSPLPVIADEDAVGIEDARRLAGRVHGINVKLAKCGGVSAALHIAALIAGSGTDLMLGCLTASSLGIAPAVHLADRARWTDLDGHLLLAHDPWTGIGGTDGTVRASSHPGLGVRPRTPFDGPRSPLVADGTDRGRDHAKEVRS
- a CDS encoding MFS transporter, which codes for MSTWREIRALPPAVRLLLVNQLGVNTGFYLLIPYLAVHLSDDLGMSAAVVGTVLGVRNLSQQGLFVIGGSASDRLGARRVIIAGCALRTAGFALFALGDGVVVLLAASVLSGMAGALFNPAVRAHLAQEAGERRAEAFALFNVFATTGALIGPLLGSALLLVDFRAAALTAAGIFAVLTVAQALVLPPGRAAVPATNGVFADWREVVGNRPFMAFACAMVSMVALESQLYLLLPDGARRATGWDGAAGLVFLVGTLAGLAFQLRITRALKRRGSRAKWIGAGLALMAVAFVPPMLVASDAPPDAGVSQTVLRAVPVLAGALLLQTGLMVTQPFVMELIPEFGRPGLTGTYFGVFYVVSGIAAALGNAAVGWAMDTGQRIGAGWLPWACCLVLGLVSAAGITRLHRRGGLPGRPVPVSAPA
- a CDS encoding class I SAM-dependent DNA methyltransferase, which gives rise to MNDANLLTDNPALYEARFPDPQRLAGRWTEDTLRRYGSGPRVLDLGCGTGRDAAYLQSRGRTVTGADLSDAMLRHASREHPGPEYLRADLREFDLGARRFDAVVCLDSALLYCRTAAETDTFLASCRRCLGPGGLFVAEMRNGAYFLGRGALSEAPAVHTFTHRGVVHRSVTRLRVDPTARLLHRSRTWSTDDGTPPVEQRSAWRLLLPRELRRALVANGFEVLALHDGPGPRTEPPWHEGDLPAGTTDADRLHVIARLADG